A genomic region of Saimiri boliviensis isolate mSaiBol1 chromosome 20, mSaiBol1.pri, whole genome shotgun sequence contains the following coding sequences:
- the ACHE gene encoding acetylcholinesterase isoform X5, whose amino-acid sequence MRPPRCPLHMPSLASPLLLLLLWLLGGRMGAEGREDAELLVTVRGGRLRGIRLKAPGGPVSAFLGIPFAEPPVGPRRFLPPEPKQPWPGVLDATTFQSVCYQYVDTLYPGFEGTEMWNPNRELSEDCLYLNVWTPHPRPASPAPVLVWIYGGGFYSGASSLDVYDGRFLVQAERTVLVSMNYRVGAFGFLALPGSREAPGNVGLLDQRLALQWVQENVAAFGGDPTSVTLFGESAGAASVGMHLLSPPSRGLFHRAVLQSGTPNGPWATVGVGEARRRATLLAHYVGCPPGGTGGNDTELVACLRARPAQDLVKHEWHVLPQESVFRFSFVPVVDGDFLSDTPEALINAGDFHGLQVLVGVVKDEGSYFLVYGAPGFSKDNESLISRAQFLEGVRVGVPQVSDLAAEAVVLHYTDWLHPEDPARLREALSDVVGDHNVVCPVAQLAGRLATQGARVYAYVFEHRASTLSWPLWMGVPHGYEIEFIFGIPLDPSRNYTAEEKIFAKRLMQYWANFARTGDPNEPRDPKAPQWPLYTAGAQQYVSLDLRPLEVRQGLRAQACAFWNRFLPKLLSATDTLDEAERQWKAEFHRWSSYMVHWKNQFDHYSKQDRCSDL is encoded by the exons ATGAGGCCCCCGCGGTGTCCCCTGCACATGCCTTCCCTGGCTTCCccactccttctcctcctcctctggctcCTGGGAGGACGGATGGGGGCTGAGGGCCGGGAGGACGCAGAGCTGCTGGTGACGGTACGTGGGGGCCGGCTGCGGGGCATTCGCCTGAAGGCCCCTGGGGGCCCTGTCTCTGCTTTCCTGGGCATCCCCTTTGCGGAGCCACCTGTGGGACCCCGTCGCTTTCTGCCACCGGAGCCCAAGCAGCCCTGGCCAGGGGTGCTGGACGCTACAACCTTCCAGAGTGTCTGCTACCAATATGTGGATACCCTGTACCCGGGTTTTGAGGGCACCGAGATGTGGAACCCCAACCGTGAGCTGAGCGAGGACTGCCTCTACCTCAACGTGTGGACGCCACACCCCCGGCCTGCATCCCCTGCCCCTGTCCTCGTCTGGATCTACGGGGGTGGCTTCTACAGTGGGGCCTCCTCCCTGGACGTATACGATGGCCGCTTCTTGGTGCAGGCTGAGAGGACTGTGCTGGTGTCCATGAACTACCGGGTGGGAGCCTTTGGCTTCCTGGCCCTGCCGGGGAGCCGAGAGGCCCCGGGCAATGTGGGTCTCCTGGATCAGAGGCTGGCCCTGCAGTGGGTGCAGGAGAACGTGGCAGCCTTCGGGGGGGACCCGACATCAGTGACACTGTTTGGGGAGAGCGCAGGTGCCGCCTCGGTGGGCATGCACCTGCTGTCCCCGCCCAGTCGGGGCCTGTTCCACAGGGCAGTGCTGCAGAGTGGTACCCCCAATGGGCCCTGGGCCACAGTGGGTGTGGGAGAGGCCCGCCGCAGGGCCACGCTGCTGGCCCACTATGTGGGCTGTCCACCCGGCGGCACAGGTGGGAATGACACAGAGCTAGTAGCCTGCCTTCGGGCACGACCAGCGCAGGACCTGGTGAAACACGAATGGCATGTGCTGCCTCAAGAAAGCGTCTTTCGATTCTCCTTCGTGCCTGTGGTGGACGGAGACTTCCTCAGTGACACCCCAGAGGCCCTCATCAACGCCGGCGACTTTCATGGCCTGCAG GTGCTGGTGGGTGTGGTGAAGGATGAGGGCTCGTATTTTCTGGTTTACGGGGCCCCAGGCTTCAGCAAAGACAACGAGTCTCTCATCAGCCGGGCCCAGTTCCTGGAAGGGGTGCGGGTCGGGGTCCCCCAGGTAAGTGACCTGGCGGCCGAGGCTGTGGTCCTGCATTACACAGACTGGCTGCATCCCGAGGACCCGGCGCGCCTGAGGGAGGCCCTGAGTGATGTAGTGGGCGACCACAATGTCGTGTGCCCCGTGGCCCAGCTGGCTGGGCGACTGGCCACCCAGGGTGCCCGGGTCTACGCCTACGTCTTTGAACACCGTGCCTCTACGCTCTCCTGGCCCTTGTGGATGGGGGTGCCCCACGGCTACGAGATCGAGTTCATCTTTGGGATCCCCCTGGACCCCTCTCGAAACTACACCGcagaggagaaaatctttgcCAAGCGACTGATGCAATACTGGGCCAACTTCGCCCGCACAGG GGACCCCAATGAGCCCCGAGACCCCAAGGCCCCGCAGTGGCCCCTGTACACGGCGGGGGCGCAGCAGTATGTGAGCCTGGACCTGCGGCCACTGGAGGTGCGGCAGGGGCTGCGCGCCCAGGCCTGTGCCTTCTGGAACCGCTTCCTCCCCAAATTGCTCAGCGCCACCG ACACGCTCGACGAAGCGGAGCGCCAGTGGAAGGCCGAGTTCCACCGCTGGAGCTCCTACATGGTGCACTGGAAGAACCAGTTCGACCACTACAGCAAGCAGGATCGCTGCTCAGACCTGTGA
- the ACHE gene encoding acetylcholinesterase isoform X2 codes for MSEVTCQNQRRPTRGGSRSFHCRRGVRPHPAALRVPPRWPAFSADATCPAAMRPPRCPLHMPSLASPLLLLLLWLLGGRMGAEGREDAELLVTVRGGRLRGIRLKAPGGPVSAFLGIPFAEPPVGPRRFLPPEPKQPWPGVLDATTFQSVCYQYVDTLYPGFEGTEMWNPNRELSEDCLYLNVWTPHPRPASPAPVLVWIYGGGFYSGASSLDVYDGRFLVQAERTVLVSMNYRVGAFGFLALPGSREAPGNVGLLDQRLALQWVQENVAAFGGDPTSVTLFGESAGAASVGMHLLSPPSRGLFHRAVLQSGTPNGPWATVGVGEARRRATLLAHYVGCPPGGTGGNDTELVACLRARPAQDLVKHEWHVLPQESVFRFSFVPVVDGDFLSDTPEALINAGDFHGLQVLVGVVKDEGSYFLVYGAPGFSKDNESLISRAQFLEGVRVGVPQVSDLAAEAVVLHYTDWLHPEDPARLREALSDVVGDHNVVCPVAQLAGRLATQGARVYAYVFEHRASTLSWPLWMGVPHGYEIEFIFGIPLDPSRNYTAEEKIFAKRLMQYWANFARTGDPNEPRDPKAPQWPLYTAGAQQYVSLDLRPLEVRQGLRAQACAFWNRFLPKLLSATDTLDEAERQWKAEFHRWSSYMVHWKNQFDHYSKQDRCSDL; via the exons ATGTCCGAGGTCACCTGTCAGAACCAGCGCAGACCCACCCGCGGGGGTTCCAGAAGTTTCCACTGCCGCCGCGGAGTGCGGCCTCACCCCGCAGCCTTgcgcgtgccaccacgctggcctgCCTTCTCAG CAGACGCCACCTGCCCTGCAGCCATGAGGCCCCCGCGGTGTCCCCTGCACATGCCTTCCCTGGCTTCCccactccttctcctcctcctctggctcCTGGGAGGACGGATGGGGGCTGAGGGCCGGGAGGACGCAGAGCTGCTGGTGACGGTACGTGGGGGCCGGCTGCGGGGCATTCGCCTGAAGGCCCCTGGGGGCCCTGTCTCTGCTTTCCTGGGCATCCCCTTTGCGGAGCCACCTGTGGGACCCCGTCGCTTTCTGCCACCGGAGCCCAAGCAGCCCTGGCCAGGGGTGCTGGACGCTACAACCTTCCAGAGTGTCTGCTACCAATATGTGGATACCCTGTACCCGGGTTTTGAGGGCACCGAGATGTGGAACCCCAACCGTGAGCTGAGCGAGGACTGCCTCTACCTCAACGTGTGGACGCCACACCCCCGGCCTGCATCCCCTGCCCCTGTCCTCGTCTGGATCTACGGGGGTGGCTTCTACAGTGGGGCCTCCTCCCTGGACGTATACGATGGCCGCTTCTTGGTGCAGGCTGAGAGGACTGTGCTGGTGTCCATGAACTACCGGGTGGGAGCCTTTGGCTTCCTGGCCCTGCCGGGGAGCCGAGAGGCCCCGGGCAATGTGGGTCTCCTGGATCAGAGGCTGGCCCTGCAGTGGGTGCAGGAGAACGTGGCAGCCTTCGGGGGGGACCCGACATCAGTGACACTGTTTGGGGAGAGCGCAGGTGCCGCCTCGGTGGGCATGCACCTGCTGTCCCCGCCCAGTCGGGGCCTGTTCCACAGGGCAGTGCTGCAGAGTGGTACCCCCAATGGGCCCTGGGCCACAGTGGGTGTGGGAGAGGCCCGCCGCAGGGCCACGCTGCTGGCCCACTATGTGGGCTGTCCACCCGGCGGCACAGGTGGGAATGACACAGAGCTAGTAGCCTGCCTTCGGGCACGACCAGCGCAGGACCTGGTGAAACACGAATGGCATGTGCTGCCTCAAGAAAGCGTCTTTCGATTCTCCTTCGTGCCTGTGGTGGACGGAGACTTCCTCAGTGACACCCCAGAGGCCCTCATCAACGCCGGCGACTTTCATGGCCTGCAG GTGCTGGTGGGTGTGGTGAAGGATGAGGGCTCGTATTTTCTGGTTTACGGGGCCCCAGGCTTCAGCAAAGACAACGAGTCTCTCATCAGCCGGGCCCAGTTCCTGGAAGGGGTGCGGGTCGGGGTCCCCCAGGTAAGTGACCTGGCGGCCGAGGCTGTGGTCCTGCATTACACAGACTGGCTGCATCCCGAGGACCCGGCGCGCCTGAGGGAGGCCCTGAGTGATGTAGTGGGCGACCACAATGTCGTGTGCCCCGTGGCCCAGCTGGCTGGGCGACTGGCCACCCAGGGTGCCCGGGTCTACGCCTACGTCTTTGAACACCGTGCCTCTACGCTCTCCTGGCCCTTGTGGATGGGGGTGCCCCACGGCTACGAGATCGAGTTCATCTTTGGGATCCCCCTGGACCCCTCTCGAAACTACACCGcagaggagaaaatctttgcCAAGCGACTGATGCAATACTGGGCCAACTTCGCCCGCACAGG GGACCCCAATGAGCCCCGAGACCCCAAGGCCCCGCAGTGGCCCCTGTACACGGCGGGGGCGCAGCAGTATGTGAGCCTGGACCTGCGGCCACTGGAGGTGCGGCAGGGGCTGCGCGCCCAGGCCTGTGCCTTCTGGAACCGCTTCCTCCCCAAATTGCTCAGCGCCACCG ACACGCTCGACGAAGCGGAGCGCCAGTGGAAGGCCGAGTTCCACCGCTGGAGCTCCTACATGGTGCACTGGAAGAACCAGTTCGACCACTACAGCAAGCAGGATCGCTGCTCAGACCTGTGA
- the ACHE gene encoding acetylcholinesterase isoform X4, with protein MRPPRCPLHMPSLASPLLLLLLWLLGGRMGAEGREDAELLVTVRGGRLRGIRLKAPGGPVSAFLGIPFAEPPVGPRRFLPPEPKQPWPGVLDATTFQSVCYQYVDTLYPGFEGTEMWNPNRELSEDCLYLNVWTPHPRPASPAPVLVWIYGGGFYSGASSLDVYDGRFLVQAERTVLVSMNYRVGAFGFLALPGSREAPGNVGLLDQRLALQWVQENVAAFGGDPTSVTLFGESAGAASVGMHLLSPPSRGLFHRAVLQSGTPNGPWATVGVGEARRRATLLAHYVGCPPGGTGGNDTELVACLRARPAQDLVKHEWHVLPQESVFRFSFVPVVDGDFLSDTPEALINAGDFHGLQVLVGVVKDEGSYFLVYGAPGFSKDNESLISRAQFLEGVRVGVPQVSDLAAEAVVLHYTDWLHPEDPARLREALSDVVGDHNVVCPVAQLAGRLATQGARVYAYVFEHRASTLSWPLWMGVPHGYEIEFIFGIPLDPSRNYTAEEKIFAKRLMQYWANFARTGDPNEPRDPKAPQWPLYTAGAQQYVSLDLRPLEVRQGLRAQACAFWNRFLPKLLSATASEAPSTCSGFTHGEAAPRPGLPLPLLLHHLLLLLLSQLLRL; from the exons ATGAGGCCCCCGCGGTGTCCCCTGCACATGCCTTCCCTGGCTTCCccactccttctcctcctcctctggctcCTGGGAGGACGGATGGGGGCTGAGGGCCGGGAGGACGCAGAGCTGCTGGTGACGGTACGTGGGGGCCGGCTGCGGGGCATTCGCCTGAAGGCCCCTGGGGGCCCTGTCTCTGCTTTCCTGGGCATCCCCTTTGCGGAGCCACCTGTGGGACCCCGTCGCTTTCTGCCACCGGAGCCCAAGCAGCCCTGGCCAGGGGTGCTGGACGCTACAACCTTCCAGAGTGTCTGCTACCAATATGTGGATACCCTGTACCCGGGTTTTGAGGGCACCGAGATGTGGAACCCCAACCGTGAGCTGAGCGAGGACTGCCTCTACCTCAACGTGTGGACGCCACACCCCCGGCCTGCATCCCCTGCCCCTGTCCTCGTCTGGATCTACGGGGGTGGCTTCTACAGTGGGGCCTCCTCCCTGGACGTATACGATGGCCGCTTCTTGGTGCAGGCTGAGAGGACTGTGCTGGTGTCCATGAACTACCGGGTGGGAGCCTTTGGCTTCCTGGCCCTGCCGGGGAGCCGAGAGGCCCCGGGCAATGTGGGTCTCCTGGATCAGAGGCTGGCCCTGCAGTGGGTGCAGGAGAACGTGGCAGCCTTCGGGGGGGACCCGACATCAGTGACACTGTTTGGGGAGAGCGCAGGTGCCGCCTCGGTGGGCATGCACCTGCTGTCCCCGCCCAGTCGGGGCCTGTTCCACAGGGCAGTGCTGCAGAGTGGTACCCCCAATGGGCCCTGGGCCACAGTGGGTGTGGGAGAGGCCCGCCGCAGGGCCACGCTGCTGGCCCACTATGTGGGCTGTCCACCCGGCGGCACAGGTGGGAATGACACAGAGCTAGTAGCCTGCCTTCGGGCACGACCAGCGCAGGACCTGGTGAAACACGAATGGCATGTGCTGCCTCAAGAAAGCGTCTTTCGATTCTCCTTCGTGCCTGTGGTGGACGGAGACTTCCTCAGTGACACCCCAGAGGCCCTCATCAACGCCGGCGACTTTCATGGCCTGCAG GTGCTGGTGGGTGTGGTGAAGGATGAGGGCTCGTATTTTCTGGTTTACGGGGCCCCAGGCTTCAGCAAAGACAACGAGTCTCTCATCAGCCGGGCCCAGTTCCTGGAAGGGGTGCGGGTCGGGGTCCCCCAGGTAAGTGACCTGGCGGCCGAGGCTGTGGTCCTGCATTACACAGACTGGCTGCATCCCGAGGACCCGGCGCGCCTGAGGGAGGCCCTGAGTGATGTAGTGGGCGACCACAATGTCGTGTGCCCCGTGGCCCAGCTGGCTGGGCGACTGGCCACCCAGGGTGCCCGGGTCTACGCCTACGTCTTTGAACACCGTGCCTCTACGCTCTCCTGGCCCTTGTGGATGGGGGTGCCCCACGGCTACGAGATCGAGTTCATCTTTGGGATCCCCCTGGACCCCTCTCGAAACTACACCGcagaggagaaaatctttgcCAAGCGACTGATGCAATACTGGGCCAACTTCGCCCGCACAGG GGACCCCAATGAGCCCCGAGACCCCAAGGCCCCGCAGTGGCCCCTGTACACGGCGGGGGCGCAGCAGTATGTGAGCCTGGACCTGCGGCCACTGGAGGTGCGGCAGGGGCTGCGCGCCCAGGCCTGTGCCTTCTGGAACCGCTTCCTCCCCAAATTGCTCAGCGCCACCG CCTCGGAGGCTCCCAGCACCTGCTCAGGCTTCACCCATGGGGAGGCTGCTCCGAGGCCCggcctccccctgcccctcctcctccaccacctcctcctcctcttgctctCCCAGCTTCTGCGGCTGTGA
- the ACHE gene encoding acetylcholinesterase isoform X3 encodes MRPPRCPLHMPSLASPLLLLLLWLLGGRMGAEGREDAELLVTVRGGRLRGIRLKAPGGPVSAFLGIPFAEPPVGPRRFLPPEPKQPWPGVLDATTFQSVCYQYVDTLYPGFEGTEMWNPNRELSEDCLYLNVWTPHPRPASPAPVLVWIYGGGFYSGASSLDVYDGRFLVQAERTVLVSMNYRVGAFGFLALPGSREAPGNVGLLDQRLALQWVQENVAAFGGDPTSVTLFGESAGAASVGMHLLSPPSRGLFHRAVLQSGTPNGPWATVGVGEARRRATLLAHYVGCPPGGTGGNDTELVACLRARPAQDLVKHEWHVLPQESVFRFSFVPVVDGDFLSDTPEALINAGDFHGLQPLSIRGSGSVIVHLSGSLSVHLFLSTCLSMPVPPSHPPLPHPQVLVGVVKDEGSYFLVYGAPGFSKDNESLISRAQFLEGVRVGVPQVSDLAAEAVVLHYTDWLHPEDPARLREALSDVVGDHNVVCPVAQLAGRLATQGARVYAYVFEHRASTLSWPLWMGVPHGYEIEFIFGIPLDPSRNYTAEEKIFAKRLMQYWANFARTGDPNEPRDPKAPQWPLYTAGAQQYVSLDLRPLEVRQGLRAQACAFWNRFLPKLLSATASEAPSTCSGFTHGEAAPRPGLPLPLLLHHLLLLLLSQLLRL; translated from the exons ATGAGGCCCCCGCGGTGTCCCCTGCACATGCCTTCCCTGGCTTCCccactccttctcctcctcctctggctcCTGGGAGGACGGATGGGGGCTGAGGGCCGGGAGGACGCAGAGCTGCTGGTGACGGTACGTGGGGGCCGGCTGCGGGGCATTCGCCTGAAGGCCCCTGGGGGCCCTGTCTCTGCTTTCCTGGGCATCCCCTTTGCGGAGCCACCTGTGGGACCCCGTCGCTTTCTGCCACCGGAGCCCAAGCAGCCCTGGCCAGGGGTGCTGGACGCTACAACCTTCCAGAGTGTCTGCTACCAATATGTGGATACCCTGTACCCGGGTTTTGAGGGCACCGAGATGTGGAACCCCAACCGTGAGCTGAGCGAGGACTGCCTCTACCTCAACGTGTGGACGCCACACCCCCGGCCTGCATCCCCTGCCCCTGTCCTCGTCTGGATCTACGGGGGTGGCTTCTACAGTGGGGCCTCCTCCCTGGACGTATACGATGGCCGCTTCTTGGTGCAGGCTGAGAGGACTGTGCTGGTGTCCATGAACTACCGGGTGGGAGCCTTTGGCTTCCTGGCCCTGCCGGGGAGCCGAGAGGCCCCGGGCAATGTGGGTCTCCTGGATCAGAGGCTGGCCCTGCAGTGGGTGCAGGAGAACGTGGCAGCCTTCGGGGGGGACCCGACATCAGTGACACTGTTTGGGGAGAGCGCAGGTGCCGCCTCGGTGGGCATGCACCTGCTGTCCCCGCCCAGTCGGGGCCTGTTCCACAGGGCAGTGCTGCAGAGTGGTACCCCCAATGGGCCCTGGGCCACAGTGGGTGTGGGAGAGGCCCGCCGCAGGGCCACGCTGCTGGCCCACTATGTGGGCTGTCCACCCGGCGGCACAGGTGGGAATGACACAGAGCTAGTAGCCTGCCTTCGGGCACGACCAGCGCAGGACCTGGTGAAACACGAATGGCATGTGCTGCCTCAAGAAAGCGTCTTTCGATTCTCCTTCGTGCCTGTGGTGGACGGAGACTTCCTCAGTGACACCCCAGAGGCCCTCATCAACGCCGGCGACTTTCATGGCCTGCAG CCTCTCTCCATCCGTGGTTCCGGGTCTGTAATTGTTCATCTCTCTGGTTCTTTGTCTGTCCATCTGTTTCTGTCTACCTGTCTGTCTATGCCCGTCCCTCCATCCCATCCTCCTCTCCCTCACCCCCAGGTGCTGGTGGGTGTGGTGAAGGATGAGGGCTCGTATTTTCTGGTTTACGGGGCCCCAGGCTTCAGCAAAGACAACGAGTCTCTCATCAGCCGGGCCCAGTTCCTGGAAGGGGTGCGGGTCGGGGTCCCCCAGGTAAGTGACCTGGCGGCCGAGGCTGTGGTCCTGCATTACACAGACTGGCTGCATCCCGAGGACCCGGCGCGCCTGAGGGAGGCCCTGAGTGATGTAGTGGGCGACCACAATGTCGTGTGCCCCGTGGCCCAGCTGGCTGGGCGACTGGCCACCCAGGGTGCCCGGGTCTACGCCTACGTCTTTGAACACCGTGCCTCTACGCTCTCCTGGCCCTTGTGGATGGGGGTGCCCCACGGCTACGAGATCGAGTTCATCTTTGGGATCCCCCTGGACCCCTCTCGAAACTACACCGcagaggagaaaatctttgcCAAGCGACTGATGCAATACTGGGCCAACTTCGCCCGCACAGG GGACCCCAATGAGCCCCGAGACCCCAAGGCCCCGCAGTGGCCCCTGTACACGGCGGGGGCGCAGCAGTATGTGAGCCTGGACCTGCGGCCACTGGAGGTGCGGCAGGGGCTGCGCGCCCAGGCCTGTGCCTTCTGGAACCGCTTCCTCCCCAAATTGCTCAGCGCCACCG CCTCGGAGGCTCCCAGCACCTGCTCAGGCTTCACCCATGGGGAGGCTGCTCCGAGGCCCggcctccccctgcccctcctcctccaccacctcctcctcctcttgctctCCCAGCTTCTGCGGCTGTGA
- the ACHE gene encoding acetylcholinesterase isoform X6 — translation MRPPRCPLHMPSLASPLLLLLLWLLGGRMGAEGREDAELLVTVRGGRLRGIRLKAPGGPVSAFLGIPFAEPPVGPRRFLPPEPKQPWPGVLDATTFQSVCYQYVDTLYPGFEGTEMWNPNRELSEDCLYLNVWTPHPRPASPAPVLVWIYGGGFYSGASSLDVYDGRFLVQAERTVLVSMNYRVGAFGFLALPGSREAPGNVGLLDQRLALQWVQENVAAFGGDPTSVTLFGESAGAASVGMHLLSPPSRGLFHRAVLQSGTPNGPWATVGVGEARRRATLLAHYVGCPPGGTGGNDTELVACLRARPAQDLVKHEWHVLPQESVFRFSFVPVVDGDFLSDTPEALINAGDFHGLQLAGRLATQGARVYAYVFEHRASTLSWPLWMGVPHGYEIEFIFGIPLDPSRNYTAEEKIFAKRLMQYWANFARTGDPNEPRDPKAPQWPLYTAGAQQYVSLDLRPLEVRQGLRAQACAFWNRFLPKLLSATDTLDEAERQWKAEFHRWSSYMVHWKNQFDHYSKQDRCSDL, via the exons ATGAGGCCCCCGCGGTGTCCCCTGCACATGCCTTCCCTGGCTTCCccactccttctcctcctcctctggctcCTGGGAGGACGGATGGGGGCTGAGGGCCGGGAGGACGCAGAGCTGCTGGTGACGGTACGTGGGGGCCGGCTGCGGGGCATTCGCCTGAAGGCCCCTGGGGGCCCTGTCTCTGCTTTCCTGGGCATCCCCTTTGCGGAGCCACCTGTGGGACCCCGTCGCTTTCTGCCACCGGAGCCCAAGCAGCCCTGGCCAGGGGTGCTGGACGCTACAACCTTCCAGAGTGTCTGCTACCAATATGTGGATACCCTGTACCCGGGTTTTGAGGGCACCGAGATGTGGAACCCCAACCGTGAGCTGAGCGAGGACTGCCTCTACCTCAACGTGTGGACGCCACACCCCCGGCCTGCATCCCCTGCCCCTGTCCTCGTCTGGATCTACGGGGGTGGCTTCTACAGTGGGGCCTCCTCCCTGGACGTATACGATGGCCGCTTCTTGGTGCAGGCTGAGAGGACTGTGCTGGTGTCCATGAACTACCGGGTGGGAGCCTTTGGCTTCCTGGCCCTGCCGGGGAGCCGAGAGGCCCCGGGCAATGTGGGTCTCCTGGATCAGAGGCTGGCCCTGCAGTGGGTGCAGGAGAACGTGGCAGCCTTCGGGGGGGACCCGACATCAGTGACACTGTTTGGGGAGAGCGCAGGTGCCGCCTCGGTGGGCATGCACCTGCTGTCCCCGCCCAGTCGGGGCCTGTTCCACAGGGCAGTGCTGCAGAGTGGTACCCCCAATGGGCCCTGGGCCACAGTGGGTGTGGGAGAGGCCCGCCGCAGGGCCACGCTGCTGGCCCACTATGTGGGCTGTCCACCCGGCGGCACAGGTGGGAATGACACAGAGCTAGTAGCCTGCCTTCGGGCACGACCAGCGCAGGACCTGGTGAAACACGAATGGCATGTGCTGCCTCAAGAAAGCGTCTTTCGATTCTCCTTCGTGCCTGTGGTGGACGGAGACTTCCTCAGTGACACCCCAGAGGCCCTCATCAACGCCGGCGACTTTCATGGCCTGCAG CTGGCTGGGCGACTGGCCACCCAGGGTGCCCGGGTCTACGCCTACGTCTTTGAACACCGTGCCTCTACGCTCTCCTGGCCCTTGTGGATGGGGGTGCCCCACGGCTACGAGATCGAGTTCATCTTTGGGATCCCCCTGGACCCCTCTCGAAACTACACCGcagaggagaaaatctttgcCAAGCGACTGATGCAATACTGGGCCAACTTCGCCCGCACAGG GGACCCCAATGAGCCCCGAGACCCCAAGGCCCCGCAGTGGCCCCTGTACACGGCGGGGGCGCAGCAGTATGTGAGCCTGGACCTGCGGCCACTGGAGGTGCGGCAGGGGCTGCGCGCCCAGGCCTGTGCCTTCTGGAACCGCTTCCTCCCCAAATTGCTCAGCGCCACCG ACACGCTCGACGAAGCGGAGCGCCAGTGGAAGGCCGAGTTCCACCGCTGGAGCTCCTACATGGTGCACTGGAAGAACCAGTTCGACCACTACAGCAAGCAGGATCGCTGCTCAGACCTGTGA